A region of the Cucurbita pepo subsp. pepo cultivar mu-cu-16 chromosome LG14, ASM280686v2, whole genome shotgun sequence genome:
TATGTTTCGAAGGTAAATCTTTCTCTTCATACCTTAGAATGTCTTTATAGGTCTGATTAGacaatataatcaaataacTTGATGCAACAGATTGGTTACCGAACAATTAAAACCCGTGAACGGTTTGTATAAAGTGAAGAAATGGATAGAAGATCGCGGACTGAAACGTGCTGCAGTTACGAACGCCCCTCGACCGAACGCCGAGCTCATGATCTCCATGCTTGGTCTTACCGATTTCTTCGAGGCTGTTATTATAGGTGGTGAATGTGAGCATGCCAAACCACATCCAGAACCATATCTAAAGGCTCTGCAAGTACTCAAAGTGACAAAGGATCACACTTTCATCTTTGAGGTCTGCCTTCTTTGGAAgaacaatttttcttttccatgaACGTTCAATGATGGAACTTGACACATCTTGACTGCTTTGCATTGCTAGGATTCTGTATCGGGGATCAAAGCCGGAGTGGCAGCCGAGATGCCTGTCGTCGGTATAGCTACGAGAAATCCCGAGCACTTATTGATGCAAGCAAAGCCTGCCCTCGTCGTAAAGGACTACGACGATCCGAGATTGTGGGCAGCTTTGGACGAACTCGATAAGAGAGGTGGTTCCGTTAAGAACGCATGAATGATCGTCAATGGACGGTATTGATGAAATGGTCTCTCAATTCATTGGTACTCTCTATCTTGTTCTTAAATAACTTAGCTGTAGAAATAAAGTTGCTTTGGCTCTCAATGCCAATCCTAATACAATCAATATACTACTTGTTGCCTTTCTTTCTTGTATTTGTTGGCAAAAATTTATCGGTAGatgaaaatgaccaaaatgccctcACACGCCAACCTCTCTAAACTGAAATACGATACACTTTCACTTCACACCacggaaaaaaagaaagagtgaaGCTCGGTGGGCCTTCCTACAATGATgcctcttttctcttctttcagTCTATAACAAACAAGTGGGAAAGGTAGGATTCGAACCTATATAGAAAAACTTCAACATATTTACCGTTGTCGCTTTTGACTGCTCGACCACTCTCCCCTTTTTGGGTCGAGGCCCCTCTCAATGGGTTCTAAGAAGGAGGACCGTGCCCTGAATCAATCAACTACCTTCACTTTTCCATGAACGTTTAGCTTGACGACCATCATTTATTATAAGTt
Encoded here:
- the LOC111810635 gene encoding haloacid dehalogenase-like hydrolase domain-containing protein Sgpp isoform X1, which produces MTASEDEHSVDSKSSLVMLAPVEAVLFDVDGTLCDSDPLHYYAFREMLQEIGFNGGVPIDEEFFIKNVAGKHNDDVARAIFPDDFERGLKFCDEKEAMFRRLVTEQLKPVNGLYKVKKWIEDRGLKRAAVTNAPRPNAELMISMLGLTDFFEAVIIGGECEHAKPHPEPYLKALQVLKVTKDHTFIFEDSVSGIKAGVAAEMPVVGIATRNPEHLLMQAKPALVVKDYDDPRLWAALDELDKRGGSVKNA
- the LOC111810635 gene encoding haloacid dehalogenase-like hydrolase domain-containing protein Sgpp isoform X2 encodes the protein MLAPVEAVLFDVDGTLCDSDPLHYYAFREMLQEIGFNGGVPIDEEFFIKNVAGKHNDDVARAIFPDDFERGLKFCDEKEAMFRRLVTEQLKPVNGLYKVKKWIEDRGLKRAAVTNAPRPNAELMISMLGLTDFFEAVIIGGECEHAKPHPEPYLKALQVLKVTKDHTFIFEDSVSGIKAGVAAEMPVVGIATRNPEHLLMQAKPALVVKDYDDPRLWAALDELDKRGGSVKNA